The following proteins come from a genomic window of Paenibacillus spongiae:
- a CDS encoding carbohydrate ABC transporter permease, giving the protein MNAPGFALLKKLNLNDPSSEGARWQITVMKRSRSIIGSLFYYLVLLSLSFVFVYPLLFMISRSLMQPQDVADATVQWVPKSFSLENYSIVLDAIHYWPGLANSAITSFGSAALQIMSCSVVGYGFARFQFPGRDLWLALVVFTFLVPPQTIVVPLFIFFSDLNWINTHLPFVVPSLFGHGLKGALFVLIFIQFYRRLPHVLEEAARIDGAGAFRTYWQIMFPLARPAMLVVFLFSVVWHWNDTFEPTTYLLVPEFFNLAQNLAVFNGVANQNIDQVAQAAQASGAIVQAPTLMNQIMAGVMLTIAPILLLYLFVQRYFVESIEQSGIAGE; this is encoded by the coding sequence ATGAACGCACCGGGGTTTGCGCTGCTGAAGAAGCTGAATCTGAACGATCCGTCGTCCGAAGGCGCGCGCTGGCAGATCACCGTCATGAAACGGAGCCGCAGCATAATTGGAAGCTTATTCTACTATTTGGTGCTGCTCAGCCTGTCGTTCGTCTTTGTATACCCGCTGTTGTTTATGATCTCGCGTTCGCTCATGCAGCCGCAGGATGTCGCCGATGCGACCGTGCAGTGGGTGCCGAAATCATTCAGTCTGGAAAACTATTCGATCGTACTGGATGCGATCCATTACTGGCCGGGCTTGGCCAACAGCGCCATCACCTCGTTCGGAAGCGCTGCGCTGCAAATCATGAGCTGCTCGGTGGTCGGGTACGGCTTTGCCCGCTTTCAATTTCCCGGCCGCGACTTATGGCTCGCGCTGGTCGTCTTCACGTTTCTGGTGCCGCCGCAGACGATCGTCGTCCCGCTGTTTATTTTCTTCAGCGATTTGAACTGGATTAATACGCATTTGCCGTTCGTCGTCCCTTCGCTGTTCGGCCATGGCCTGAAGGGCGCGTTGTTCGTGCTCATCTTCATCCAGTTCTATCGGAGGCTGCCTCATGTACTCGAAGAGGCGGCGAGGATCGACGGAGCGGGCGCGTTCCGGACCTACTGGCAAATCATGTTCCCGCTTGCGCGTCCGGCGATGCTGGTCGTCTTCCTGTTCTCGGTCGTATGGCATTGGAACGATACGTTCGAGCCGACTACCTACTTGCTCGTTCCGGAGTTTTTCAACTTGGCTCAGAACCTGGCGGTCTTCAACGGCGTCGCGAATCAGAATATCGACCAGGTGGCTCAAGCCGCGCAGGCATCGGGAGCGATCGTCCAGGCACCGACATTGATGAATCAGATTATGGCCGGCGTCATGCTGACCATTGCTCCGATTCTTCTGCTATACTTGTTCGTACAGCGGTATTTTGTCGAAAGCATTGAACAGTCGGGCATTGCCGGCGAATAA